The following proteins come from a genomic window of Dreissena polymorpha isolate Duluth1 chromosome 1, UMN_Dpol_1.0, whole genome shotgun sequence:
- the LOC127839648 gene encoding uncharacterized protein LOC127839648 has protein sequence MEMEQRKYAIKAEHRGEAQYTRLSRYRVTVQEDTYGFSAPTKRNFASDIDSALGNDDESMKDFLSRVICSTCATGFHRMCTSIISSHEAASKQRDEAKGVMEKLGHQTIWGTRILENRNHTIQTLDDAANNVKRQISSIRQQINDILTAQEERALVQLEDLRKGELVHFQREVERTQEIVNTTKNATVVLQNSMTHGTDADVLITYNKAKREAHYCERSLKEVSRHLKDVILAFSPDMSLQMFLGTLKEMGKFSLSHQDVRIPPPYTVRADTILIPEDPVVEKPDSLDDSNCTGFNQKERRKKKNPVNPDLKIFPPSPSITPVPQGKTRSNIPQGRLEAYFKVRTAQDRDNCCITGAECLHDGRIVLADQVHRKIKLYESEYRWIGERVLSARPFDIAAISQSEIAVTLPREKRFLLLQVRETDITILAAIQTGAKCWGISYSNYMLAVCCYDSPPSVKLMSRDGRELKVISKDNVGHNIFFFPEYVVLDRTAGCMYVTDRFKKTVIVLTTQGEKLWEVRYDGLKIPKGITLHGNRLFVAGNKSHNVLMINTDGEILGDVITDGVTNPHKLVLGPGSGRMIVTQYNISLIDVERNTIKVFTMPW, from the exons ATGGAAATGGAACAACGGAAATACGCCATCAAAGCTGAACACCGAGGTGAAGCACAGTACACCCGTCTGTCGAGGTATCGCGTTACGGTCCAGGAAGACACGTACGGCTTCAGCGCTCCCACCAAGCGTAACTTTGCGAGTGACATTGACAGTGCGTTAGGAAATGATGATGAATCTATGAAAGATTTTTTATCTCGT GTGATATGCTCGACGTGTGCTACCGGATTTCATAGGATGTGTACAAGTATCATCAGCTCGCACGAGGCGGCCAGCAAGCAGCGGGACGAGGCAAAGGGCGTCATGGAGAAGCTGGGACACCAGACCATATGGGGTACACGCATCCTCGAGAACCGTAACCACACCATACAAACACTTGATGACGCCGCAAACAACGTGAAGAGGCAGATATCCAGCATCCGGCAGCAGATCAATGATATTCTTACTG CTCAAGAGGAACGTGCACTCGTGCAGCTAGAGGATCTGAGGAAGGGCGAACTCGTGCATTTCCAGCGAGAGGTGGAACGGACACAGGAAATCGTGAACACCACAAAGAACGCGACAGTTGTCCTGCAAAACTCCATGACTCACGGCACGGACGCGGACGTCCTCATTACGTACAACAAAGCGAAGCGTGAGGCGCATTACTGCGAGCGGAGCCTGAAGGAGGTCTCAAGGCACCTCAAAGACGTCATTTTGGCCTTCTCGCCCGACATGAGCCTCCAGATGTTTTTGGGAACGCTGAAGGAAATGGGGAAGTTTTCATTGTCACACCAAGATGTTCGTATACCTCCTCCATACACAGTGCGCGCTGATACCATTCTGATTCCGGAAGATCCGGTAGTTGAAAAGCCAGATTCTCTAGACGATTCAAACTGCACCGGTTTTAACCAGAAGGAAAGGCGGAAAAAGAAAAATCCCGTAAATCCAGATTTGAAGATCTTTCCGCCTTCTCCTTCGATAACACCTGTTCCACAAGGTAAAACCCGTAGTAATATCCCACAAGGTCGCCTAGAGGCATATTTTAAGGTAAGAACGGCACAGGACCGCGATAACTGCTGCATCACAGGGGCGGAGTGTCTTCATGACGGCCGAATCGTTCTAGCAGATCAGGTTCACAGGAAAATCAAGCTGTACGAAAGCGAGTATCGTTGGATTGGTGAACGTGTGCTGTCCGCGCGACCTTTCGATATAGCAGCAATTTCGCAAAGCGAGATCGCGGTTACTCTGCCGCGAGAAAAGCGATTTCTCTTGTTGCAAGTTCGCGAGACCGACATAACCATTCTTGCAGCGATCCAAACCGGTGCAAAATGCTGGGGCATCTCCTACTCCAACTACATGCTTGCCGTCTGTTGCTATGACTCCCCACCCAGTGTGAAGCTCATGTCACGTGACGGTCGCGAACTTAAAGTTATCAGCAAGGACAATGTTGGACACAATATCTTCTTCTTTCCCGAGTACGTGGTACTCGATCGCACTGCCGGCTGCATGTATGTAACGGACCGTTTTAAGAAGACGGTCATCGTACTGACGACGCAGGGTGAGAAATTATGGGAAGTCCGCTATGACGGACTGAAGATACCGAAGGGGATCACGCTACATGGCAACCGACTGTTTGTGGCCGGCAACAAGTCCCACAACGTTCTGATGATCAACACGGACGGCGAGATCCTTGGTGATGTAATCACTGACGGCGTCACGAACCCTCACAAGCTGGTACTGGGGCCCGGCTCAGGTCGGATGATCGTTACGCAGTACAACATAAGTCTCATTGACGTGGAAAGAAATACGATCAAAGTGTTCACAATGCCGTGGTAG